One window from the genome of Malus domestica chromosome 01, GDT2T_hap1 encodes:
- the LOC103441098 gene encoding uncharacterized protein, with protein sequence MTGTLSSGASTTMSSSSQSENVLKRSSEDVGWEYGILANPTNSDKVKCKLCDKIISGGVHRLKQHVANIRGNVAACTKSSDEDKAKCRAVLEEAKNKKKQKDKHIVEVREEVQLQQIQEEEDIEVIGLRKRPRTLGPMDKFASSINLDSSNEGSKKTRQQNIYDAIWKERTHQVDQYLARWVYEAGIPFHAIDNDSFKCVMEAIGQFGPGYLPPSQYELKEPLLKEEVERVRKSLKKHEEEWALNGCSIMTDAWSDQKRRSIMNLCVNCKEGTIFLSSKECSSEAHTGEYIFEYVDKCVEEIGPPNVIQVVTDNASNNMAAANMMKKKRPNMFWTSCATHTLNLMLQGIGNLPKFKGVIDKAKAFTIFIYAHHKTLALMRKHTKKRDIIRPGVTRFATSFLTLQSLMDKKKDLKVMVASEEWEQCKHVKTTKGKVAYATVLSSHFWSGVLLCLKVFEPLFKVLRIVDGDKKPSMGFLYGELQKAKMEIKETFKNNEANYQPILQIIDEKARERLDSPLHLAGYLLNPYYFFKNQSIQHDPIVMEGIFTCVEKFFPDNYEVQNQVINVEMHKYRVKEGGFGRHLAELGCAENDENYNPVAWWYNYGNGVPNLQRMAIKILSLTTSSSGCERNWSSFEGIHTKKRNRLDTTRLNNLVYVQFNARIMNKKKREKEKKVDILLASEASMAQGWIVEGGDEELELGLGIGETSEVGSSLEPRGSSKNIEVRELHEEDFISDEDTEEEGDDEEIEFESDTERVFEGYGEEEFNA encoded by the exons ATGACTGGTACTTTATCTTCTGGAGCATCTACTACAATGTCATCCTCCTCCCAATCTGAAAATGTGTTGAAGCGTAGCTCGGAAGATGTGGGATGGGAATATGGGATCTTGGCAAATCCTACAAACTCAGATAAGGTGAAATGTAAGTTGTGTGACAAAATCATTAGTGGTGGAGTACATAGATTAAAACAACATGTAGCCAACATAAGGGGAAATGTAGCGGCATGCACAaagtcttcggatgaagataaAGCCAAATGTCGAGCCGTATTAGAAGAAgcaaaaaataagaagaaacaaaaggaTAAGCACATTGTGGAAGTGAGGGAAGAggtgcaacttcaacaaattcaagaagaagaagacattgaagTGATTGGGTTAAGGAAAAGGCCTCGCACTCTTGGACCTATGGATAAGTTTGCATCCTCCATCAATCTCGATTCTTCAAATGAGGGAAGTAAGAAGACTCGACAACAAAACATCtatgatgcaatttggaaagaaagaacACATCAAGTGGATCAATATCTGGCTCGATGGGTGTATGAAGCCGGTATTCCTTTCCATGCTATTGATAATGATAGCTTCAAGTGTGTGATGGAAGCGATTGGTCAATTTGGCCCGGGTTACCTACCTCCAAGCCAATATGAATTAAAGGAGCCATTATTGAAAGAAGAGGTAGAAAGAGTAAGAAAGTCACTCAAGAAACATGAAGAAGAGTGGGCTTTGAATGGTTGCTCAATCATGACCGATGCTTGGAGTGaccaaaaaagaagaagcataATGAATTTATGTGTCAATTGCAAGGAAGGCACCATATTTCTTTCTTCTAAGGAATGCTCTAGTGAAGCACACACCGGGGAATATATCTTCGAATATGTTGACAAGTGTGTTGAAGAAATTGGGCCTCCAAATGTAATTCAAGTGGTAACCGATAATGCTTCTAACAATATGGCGGCAGCAAACATGATGAAAAAAAAGAGGCCGAatatgttttggacatcatgtgccaCTCATACTTTGAATCTCATGCTTCAAGGGATTGGTAATCTCCCTAAGTTCAAAGGAGTTATTGACAAGGCAAAGGctttcactatcttcatttaTGCACATCATAAAACTTTGGCATTGATGAGGAAGCATACCAAGAAAAGAGACATAATAAGGCCCGGAGTCACTAGATTTGCAACTTCTTTCCTCACATTGCAAAGTTTGATGGATAAGAAAAAAGACTTGAAGGTTATGGTTGCTAGTGAAGAATGGGAACAATGCAAACATGTCAAGACTACAAAGGGGAAAGTGGCATATGCTACTGTATTGAGTTCACATTTTTGGAGTGGGGTCTTACTTTGCTTGAAAGTGTTTGAACCTTTATTCAAGGTACTTCGAATTGTTGATGGGGATAAGAAGCCATCAATGGGGTTTTTGTATGGAGAGCTACAAAAAGCAAAGATGGAGATTAAAGAGACATTCAAGAACAATGAGGCCAACTATCAACCAATTCTTCAAATTATTGATGAAAAAGCTCGTGAGCGGCTTGATAGTCCATTGCATTTGGCGGGCTACCTCTTGAACCCTTattatttcttcaaaaatcaAAGCATACAACATGATCCAATTGTCATGGAGGGGATCTTTACTTGTGTTGAGAAGTTCTTCCCCGATAACTATGAGGTTCAAAACCAAGTGATAAATGTTGAGATGCATAAGTATAGAGTAAAAGAAGGTGGATTTGGAAGACATTTGGCCGAACTTGGATGCGCTGAGAATGATGAAAACTATAATCCGG ttgcATGGTGGTATAATTATGGAAATGGTGTGCCTAATTTGCAAAGGATGGCTATAAAGATACTTTCATTGACTACAAGTTCATCCggttgtgaaagaaattggagttcTTTTGAAGGTATACAtacaaagaaaaggaatagACTAGATACAACAAGGTTAAATAATTTAGTCTATGTCCAATTTAATGCAAGGATTATgaacaagaagaaaagagagaaggagaagaaggtggACATATTGCTTGCAAGTGAAGCTAGTATGGCTCAAGGATGGATTGTGGAAGGTGGTGATGAAGAGCTTGAGCTTGGCTTGGGAATTGGAGAGACAT